Proteins encoded together in one Oncorhynchus nerka isolate Pitt River unplaced genomic scaffold, Oner_Uvic_2.0 unplaced_scaffold_1444, whole genome shotgun sequence window:
- the LOC135568677 gene encoding golgin subfamily A member 6-like protein 25 — MSATGSKDSTNMRIVLLGTPGAGKSATGNTILGREVFREETGSGKSVLGKGVVEGRSITVIDTPGIYSTTLTKEQLNEEMKRCISLSSPGPHVFLLVIRLETFTQEDRNTLSWIQENFGEEALSYTMVLFTGREKLTRKQWEDFERTETTLQPISVCGGGYYALNSKPEVHTTQVTELLRKIEEMGERNGGGHYLEERYQEAQRKIREEQEREKKIEERKIEEEKREEQKREEEKREEQKREEEKREEEKREEEKKIEERKREEEKKIEERKREEQKREEEKREEQKREEEKREEEKREEEKKIEERKREEEKREEEKRQKEEQKRQEEEQKRQEEEQKKQEEEQKRQKEEKRQKEEQMRQEKKKRQEEEQKKQEEEQKRQKEEKRQKEEQMRQEKKKRQEEEQKKQEEEQKRQKEEKRQKEEQMRQEEEQKKQEEEQKKQEVEQKKQEEEQKRQKGEQKRQKEEDLLVLATVTGVLTLLAVACFWAKQ; from the exons ATGTCGGCAACAGGCAGCAAAG ATTCCACCAACATGAGGATAGTTCTGCTGGGTACGCCTGGAGCAGGGAAGAGTGCGACAGGAAACACCATCCTGGGGAGAGAGGTGTTTAGAGAGGAGACTGGATCAGGGAAGAGTGTGTTGGGGAAAGgagtggtggaggggaggagcatCACTGTGATTGACACTCCTGGGATTTACAGCACAACACTGACTAAAGAACAACTGAATGAGGAAATGAAacgctgcatctctctctcttctccgggCCCCCATGTGTTTCTTCTGGTTATCAGGCTGGAGACATTCACACAGGAAGACAGGAATACTTTGTCATGGATCCAGGAAAACTTTGGCGAAGAGGCCTTGAGTTACACCATGGTGTTATTCACCGGAAGAGAAAAACTAACCAGGAAGCAATGGGAGGACTTTGAGAGGACTGAAACAACTTTACAACCAAtcagtgtgtgtggaggagggtaTTATGCCCTCAACAGTAAGCCAGAGGTCCACACCACTCAGGTCACAGAGCTGCTGAGGAAGatagaagagatgggggagaggaatggaggaggtcacTACCTAGAGGAGAGGTACCAGGAGGCTCAGAGAAAGatcagagaggagcaggagagggagaagaaaatagaggagaggaagatagaggaggagaagagagaggagcagaagagagaggaggagaagagagaggaacagaagagagaggaggagaagagagaggaggagaagagagaggaggagaagaaaatagaggagaggaagagagaggaggagaagaaaatagaggagaggaagagagaggagcagaagagagaggaggagaagagagaggaacagaagagagaggaggagaagagagaggaggagaagagagaggaggagaagaaaatagaggagaggaagagagaggaggagaagagagaggaggagaagagacagaaggaggagcagaagagacaggaggaagagcagaagagacaggaggaggagcagaagaaacaggaggaggagcagaagagacagaaggaggagaagagacagaaggaggagcagatgagacaggagaagaagaagagacaggaggaggagcagaagaaacaggaggaggagcagaagagacagaaggaggagaagagacagaaggaggagcagatgagacaggagaagaagaagagacaggaggaggagcagaagaaacaggaggaggagcagaagagacagaaggaggagaagagacagaaggaggagcagatgagacaggaggaagagcagaagaaacaggaggaggagcagaagaaacaggaggtggagcagaagaaacaggaggaggagcagaagagACAGAAGGGGGAGCAGAAGAGACAGAAGGAGGAAGATCTATTGGTATTAGCAACTGTTACAGGTGTGTTAACATTACTAGCTGTAGCGTGTTTTTGGGCCAAACAATAG